In Paracoccus aminophilus JCM 7686, a single window of DNA contains:
- a CDS encoding GNAT family N-acetyltransferase has translation MTTTDSGLAVHRESPLGDDLVLLFQRHTADMHADTPPESIHMMPREALVAPGIDFFVLRDHGRPVAMGAIKRIDDSHAEIKSMHVLTEERGHGHSRRLLDAVIGHARAAGYQRISLETGPQPIFAAARGLYHRAGFAECGPFEGYEADPFSVFMTLQLTS, from the coding sequence GTGACGACAACAGATTCAGGGCTCGCGGTTCACCGCGAGTCCCCCCTTGGTGACGATCTGGTGCTGCTCTTTCAGCGCCATACCGCGGATATGCACGCCGATACCCCCCCGGAATCGATCCATATGATGCCGCGCGAGGCGCTCGTGGCGCCGGGGATCGATTTCTTCGTTCTGCGCGATCACGGTCGTCCCGTGGCCATGGGCGCGATCAAGCGGATCGACGACAGCCATGCCGAGATCAAATCGATGCATGTGCTGACCGAAGAGCGCGGCCACGGCCACTCCCGGCGTTTGCTCGATGCCGTAATCGGACATGCGCGCGCCGCAGGCTATCAACGCATCAGCCTTGAGACCGGGCCGCAGCCGATTTTCGCCGCCGCGCGCGGTCTTTACCATCGCGCGGGCTTTGCGGAATGCGGGCCCTTCGAAGGATATGAGGCCGACCCGTTCAGCGTCTTCATGACTCTTCAGCTGACATCTTGA
- a CDS encoding BolA/IbaG family iron-sulfur metabolism protein, giving the protein MAMEAHDIEALIRATFPEAKITITDLAGDGNHYAAEVIDDSFRGMNRVQQQRAVYAALQGKMDGPNGELHALALTTKAPE; this is encoded by the coding sequence ATGGCTATGGAAGCCCATGACATCGAAGCCCTGATCCGGGCGACATTCCCCGAAGCCAAGATCACGATCACGGATCTGGCCGGAGACGGAAACCATTATGCCGCCGAAGTCATCGACGACAGCTTCCGCGGAATGAACCGGGTTCAACAGCAGCGCGCGGTCTATGCCGCGCTGCAGGGCAAGATGGACGGGCCGAATGGCGAGCTCCATGCCCTCGCGCTGACCACCAAGGCCCCCGAATAG
- the grxD gene encoding Grx4 family monothiol glutaredoxin: MTDVRQKIQDTIDSNNVVLFMKGTKEMPQCGFSSRVAGVLNYMGVDYRDVNVLADDGVRQGIKEFSDWPTIPQLYVKGDFVGGCDIITEMTLSGELDQLFDKLGVTYDKEAANKIREANA, from the coding sequence ATGACTGATGTTCGCCAGAAGATTCAGGACACGATCGACAGCAATAATGTCGTTCTGTTCATGAAAGGCACCAAGGAAATGCCGCAATGCGGTTTTTCGAGCCGGGTTGCCGGTGTGCTCAACTATATGGGCGTGGATTATCGCGATGTGAACGTGCTCGCCGATGACGGTGTGCGTCAGGGCATCAAGGAATTCTCGGATTGGCCGACCATTCCCCAGCTCTATGTGAAGGGCGATTTCGTCGGCGGCTGTGATATCATCACCGAGATGACGCTTTCGGGCGAGCTCGATCAGCTTTTCGACAAGCTTGGCGTGACCTACGACAAGGAAGCCGCCAACAAGATCCGCGAAGCCAACGCCTGA
- a CDS encoding phage holin family protein, with translation MLDYARRMKLAASDIARRAGVVAAAGILALTGLGFLLAALWTFLAVRLEWGPLNASLVIGAVFLILGLLLLVFGTSKRHEAPTAADLRAEVEERMSIATDVVLDRVSGRAERAIDKVRETAGDALEAAQSTAQHLADVTGNRVQSLVDSVSYRASRVADDVEAKASGLVRGADDMAERIGLTAERREKLAEGIDKARSSKLGTIAPVIGAFAIGITLANRFQSWRHGDDDEDDDQDEAYFDEDGYDDAF, from the coding sequence ATGCTCGACTATGCCAGAAGGATGAAGCTCGCCGCCTCCGATATTGCGCGGCGGGCTGGGGTGGTCGCTGCTGCGGGCATCCTTGCGCTGACGGGGCTGGGCTTTCTGCTTGCCGCGCTCTGGACCTTTCTGGCGGTCCGGCTGGAATGGGGGCCGCTGAACGCCTCGCTGGTGATCGGTGCAGTTTTCCTCATTCTCGGCCTGCTGCTTCTGGTCTTCGGCACCTCTAAGCGTCACGAGGCGCCCACTGCGGCGGATCTGCGTGCCGAGGTCGAGGAGCGCATGAGCATCGCCACGGATGTGGTGCTCGACCGCGTCAGCGGTCGGGCCGAGCGTGCCATCGACAAGGTGCGCGAGACGGCGGGCGATGCGCTGGAAGCGGCGCAAAGCACGGCGCAGCATCTGGCGGATGTGACGGGAAACCGGGTGCAGTCCCTGGTCGATTCCGTCTCATACCGTGCGAGCCGGGTCGCCGATGATGTCGAGGCCAAGGCCAGCGGGCTGGTGCGGGGGGCCGATGACATGGCCGAACGCATCGGCCTGACCGCCGAGCGGCGCGAAAAGCTGGCCGAGGGCATCGACAAGGCGCGGTCTTCGAAGCTTGGCACGATCGCCCCGGTGATCGGCGCCTTCGCCATCGGCATCACCTTGGCCAACCGCTTCCAAAGCTGGCGCCATGGCGACGATGATGAGGATGACGATCAGGACGAGGCCTATTTCGACGAAGACGGCTATGATGATGCGTTCTAA
- a CDS encoding DUF883 family protein, which produces MADHAKDAARDVGDRVREAADDVRSHGRRAAEDVADAYEGIKSRGADLLDDVQDKASDLADHARKRGGEFADRARSEARHLYRRGRHHADEVAGYAEERFDEVSGIIRRNPAQSLGIAAGVGFLIGLLIASRR; this is translated from the coding sequence GTGGCTGATCACGCAAAGGATGCGGCGCGCGATGTGGGCGACCGTGTTCGCGAGGCCGCAGATGATGTGCGCTCCCATGGGCGTCGGGCCGCGGAAGATGTTGCAGATGCCTATGAAGGGATCAAATCGCGCGGCGCCGATCTTCTGGACGATGTGCAGGACAAGGCCTCGGATCTCGCCGACCATGCTCGCAAGCGCGGTGGCGAATTCGCAGACCGGGCCCGCTCGGAAGCGCGTCATCTCTATCGTCGCGGCCGCCATCATGCCGATGAGGTCGCGGGCTATGCCGAAGAGCGGTTCGATGAGGTCTCGGGCATCATCCGCCGCAATCCCGCGCAATCGCTTGGCATTGCCGCCGGGGTCGGCTTCCTGATCGGTCTTCTCATCGCCTCGCGTCGCTGA
- a CDS encoding GSCFA domain-containing protein, with translation MKKRRKVFTIGSCFARNIEDFLQDFDVPTTRFAVDASEWPSRPNGILNEYNPGTIAQRLNWSAQSASTVGMSETLVGPAESCADLLLPRSPDVTLQRARERRGEIDQLYAELPGSDFVIITLGLTECWYDDHTGTFLNRMPPEDVMRAQKGRYVFVNLGFQDCVNLLTRAFEQVTAPRGRHVILTVSPVPLQTTFTGQDCYTANMRSKSVLRAVADEIVARFPGKVDYFPSYEIVMSGGTRAFGKDNVHVFPKVIGKVMDHLFANYL, from the coding sequence ATGAAAAAACGCCGCAAGGTCTTTACCATCGGCTCGTGTTTCGCGCGCAATATTGAGGATTTTCTGCAAGATTTCGACGTGCCGACGACGCGGTTCGCGGTCGATGCCAGTGAATGGCCCAGCCGGCCGAACGGGATCTTGAACGAATACAACCCCGGCACCATCGCTCAAAGGCTGAACTGGAGCGCGCAGAGCGCGAGCACCGTCGGGATGTCCGAAACGCTCGTCGGCCCGGCCGAAAGCTGCGCCGATCTTCTGCTGCCAAGATCTCCTGACGTGACGCTTCAGCGTGCGCGAGAGCGGCGGGGCGAGATTGACCAGCTCTATGCCGAGCTGCCGGGCAGCGATTTCGTCATCATCACGCTTGGCCTGACCGAATGCTGGTATGACGATCACACCGGGACTTTTCTGAACCGGATGCCGCCCGAAGATGTCATGCGGGCCCAGAAAGGGCGCTATGTCTTCGTCAATCTGGGCTTTCAGGATTGCGTCAACCTGCTGACCCGCGCCTTTGAGCAAGTGACAGCACCCCGAGGGCGCCATGTCATCCTCACGGTCTCGCCGGTGCCGTTGCAGACCACCTTCACCGGGCAGGATTGCTATACCGCAAATATGCGCTCGAAATCCGTGCTGCGCGCGGTGGCCGATGAAATCGTCGCGCGCTTTCCCGGCAAGGTTGATTATTTTCCGAGCTACGAAATCGTGATGTCCGGCGGCACTCGCGCCTTTGGCAAGGACAATGTCCATGTCTTTCCCAAGGTGATCGGCAAAGTCATGGACCATCTTTTTGCGAATTATCTCTGA
- a CDS encoding DUF6324 family protein, translated as MSINSESDIAANIQIGPTDRGMVRIYIEADNVELPLDFDPEEAEEIAEELLAAAEAARSMGQSGGQGGKKGKPSNTPRR; from the coding sequence ATGAGCATCAACAGCGAGAGCGATATCGCCGCCAATATCCAGATCGGACCGACCGATCGCGGCATGGTACGGATCTATATAGAGGCCGATAATGTCGAGCTGCCGCTCGATTTCGATCCCGAGGAAGCCGAAGAGATCGCCGAGGAGCTGCTTGCCGCCGCCGAGGCCGCGCGCAGCATGGGCCAGTCGGGTGGTCAGGGCGGCAAAAAGGGCAAGCCGTCTAATACGCCGCGCCGCTGA
- a CDS encoding MmcB family DNA repair protein: protein MDEILPPKPGQKLARGVARLLSTLGHAPLLEFVPTGGLRVDVISVSPKGEIWVVECKSSRADFASDRKWQGYLDWCDRFFWAVDTGFPDELLPEESGLIRADAWGAELLRMAPEAKLAAARRAKILRDIARVAAGRLQALTDPMGISGAAY, encoded by the coding sequence ATGGATGAGATCCTCCCGCCCAAACCCGGACAAAAGCTTGCACGCGGCGTCGCGCGCCTGTTGTCGACGCTTGGCCATGCGCCTTTGCTTGAATTCGTTCCGACCGGCGGGTTGCGGGTCGATGTGATCTCGGTCTCGCCCAAGGGCGAGATTTGGGTGGTGGAATGCAAAAGCTCGCGCGCCGATTTCGCCAGCGACCGGAAATGGCAGGGCTATCTCGATTGGTGCGATCGATTCTTCTGGGCGGTGGACACCGGCTTTCCTGACGAGCTTTTGCCCGAGGAAAGCGGTCTCATTCGCGCAGATGCCTGGGGCGCCGAGCTGCTGCGCATGGCGCCCGAGGCAAAGCTGGCTGCCGCACGCCGCGCGAAAATCCTGCGAGACATCGCGCGGGTGGCGGCGGGCCGGTTGCAGGCGCTGACCGACCCGATGGGGATCAGCGGCGCGGCGTATTAG
- the nusB gene encoding transcription antitermination factor NusB — MSTGTENTPKRPDRRALSTAARMYAVQALFQMEAAGQSSNKVRSEFQNWRIAVEYEGENTPEADEKLFSRIVEDAVTWQSKIDQMTDRALVAKWPIDRIDPVLRAVFRAAGAELMTPATPPKVAITEYVRIAQAFFDDGKESKFVNAVLDHMAREARPDAFGA; from the coding sequence ATGAGCACCGGGACCGAAAACACCCCGAAACGCCCCGACCGCCGCGCGCTCAGCACGGCGGCCCGGATGTATGCGGTTCAGGCGCTCTTCCAGATGGAAGCGGCTGGACAAAGCTCGAACAAGGTCCGCAGCGAGTTCCAGAACTGGCGTATTGCGGTCGAATATGAGGGCGAGAACACGCCCGAGGCTGACGAAAAGCTGTTTTCGCGCATTGTCGAAGATGCGGTGACCTGGCAGTCGAAAATCGACCAGATGACCGACCGCGCTTTGGTGGCGAAATGGCCGATCGACCGCATCGACCCGGTTCTGCGCGCGGTGTTCCGTGCCGCCGGTGCCGAGCTGATGACGCCCGCGACTCCGCCGAAAGTCGCGATTACGGAATATGTGCGCATCGCGCAGGCTTTCTTTGACGATGGCAAAGAGTCAAAATTCGTCAATGCCGTGCTCGACCATATGGCGCGCGAGGCCCGGCCCGACGCCTTCGGGGCCTGA
- a CDS encoding 6,7-dimethyl-8-ribityllumazine synthase, giving the protein MASSVEHYQLPLPALEGSTRLLIVVSPYYSNIAKNLVEGARAVALEAGASVDVLEVPGALEIPSAIALAAAGGHYDGYVGLGCVIRGETTHYDTVCNDSSRGLMLLGLQGHAIGNGILTVENAEQAEVRADAKGQNKGGGAAAAALHLIAIRRKFAALSPRADKALPEGSILLAGATSGSTNA; this is encoded by the coding sequence ATGGCTTCCAGCGTCGAACATTACCAGCTGCCGCTGCCCGCGCTTGAAGGGTCGACCCGGCTGCTGATCGTCGTCTCGCCCTATTACAGCAATATCGCGAAAAATCTCGTCGAGGGCGCGCGCGCCGTCGCCCTTGAAGCCGGCGCCAGCGTCGATGTGCTTGAGGTGCCGGGCGCGCTTGAGATCCCCTCGGCCATCGCGCTCGCCGCAGCGGGCGGTCACTACGACGGCTATGTCGGTCTGGGCTGCGTGATCCGCGGCGAGACCACGCATTATGATACGGTCTGCAATGACAGCTCGCGCGGGCTGATGCTGCTCGGCCTTCAGGGCCACGCCATCGGCAATGGCATCCTGACGGTTGAGAACGCCGAACAGGCCGAGGTCCGCGCCGATGCCAAGGGCCAGAACAAAGGCGGCGGCGCCGCCGCGGCCGCGCTTCACCTGATCGCGATCCGCCGCAAATTCGCGGCCCTCTCGCCGCGTGCGGACAAGGCGCTGCCGGAGGGCTCGATCCTCCTTGCCGGCGCGACCAGCGGAAGCACAAACGCATGA
- the ribB gene encoding 3,4-dihydroxy-2-butanone-4-phosphate synthase, whose protein sequence is MQFDKPGPVERDWSDAISKIEDIIEDARNGRMFILVDHEDRENEGDLVIPAQMATPNAINFMAMHGRGLICLAMPNERIEALGLGLMSPKNSSRHETAFTVSIEAREGVTTGISAHDRAHTIAVAIDASKGAADIATPGHVFPLRAREGGVLVRAGHTEAAVDVSRLAGLNPSGVICEIMNEDGTMARLPDLIAFAQKHGLKIGTISDLIAYRRRYDNLIAERTQKPVHSVHGGDWNMRVFADETHGNEHVVLTKGDISTPEPVLVRMHALDPLHDVLGIGREGAGELSAAMDVIARAGRGAVVLIRDLEKQVTLPEEGATHKLRVYGLGAQILATLGLSELILLTNSALPKVVGLDAYGLSIHSTRPIPEE, encoded by the coding sequence ATGCAGTTTGACAAACCCGGCCCGGTCGAGCGCGACTGGTCAGACGCGATCTCGAAGATCGAGGATATCATCGAGGATGCGCGCAACGGGCGCATGTTCATCCTTGTCGATCACGAGGATCGCGAGAACGAGGGCGATCTCGTCATTCCCGCCCAGATGGCGACGCCCAATGCGATCAACTTCATGGCGATGCATGGCCGCGGGCTGATCTGCCTTGCCATGCCGAATGAGCGGATCGAGGCGCTCGGCCTTGGCCTGATGTCGCCCAAGAACTCAAGCCGCCATGAAACCGCCTTCACCGTCTCGATCGAGGCGCGCGAGGGGGTGACCACCGGCATCTCGGCCCATGACCGCGCCCATACGATCGCGGTCGCCATCGACGCCTCGAAGGGTGCTGCCGATATTGCGACCCCGGGCCATGTCTTTCCATTGCGCGCCCGTGAAGGCGGCGTCCTGGTCCGTGCCGGTCACACCGAGGCCGCCGTCGATGTTTCGCGTCTGGCCGGGCTGAACCCTTCTGGCGTGATCTGCGAGATCATGAACGAGGACGGCACCATGGCCCGTCTGCCCGATCTGATCGCTTTCGCGCAGAAACACGGGCTCAAGATCGGCACGATCAGCGATTTGATCGCCTACCGCCGCCGCTACGACAACCTGATTGCCGAGCGCACGCAAAAGCCGGTGCATTCCGTGCATGGCGGCGATTGGAACATGCGCGTCTTTGCCGATGAGACCCATGGCAATGAACATGTCGTGCTGACCAAGGGCGATATTTCGACACCCGAGCCGGTGCTGGTGCGGATGCATGCGCTCGACCCGCTTCATGATGTGCTGGGCATCGGACGCGAGGGCGCGGGCGAGCTTTCGGCGGCGATGGATGTCATCGCGCGCGCGGGCAGGGGCGCCGTCGTTCTCATCCGCGATCTGGAAAAGCAGGTCACCCTTCCCGAAGAGGGCGCGACCCATAAATTGCGGGTTTATGGCCTCGGCGCGCAGATTTTGGCGACATTGGGCCTGTCGGAGCTCATTTTGCTGACAAATTCGGCACTCCCCAAGGTTGTCGGGCTTGACGCCTACGGTCTTTCGATCCATTCCACGCGGCCTATCCCAGAGGAATGA
- a CDS encoding riboflavin synthase gives MFTGIITDIGRVLGVEMRGDMRARIGCSYDLSTVDLGASIACDGVCLTVIAKGENWFDVDISAETITKTSISANGWESGKRLNLERALKIGDELGGHIVSGHVDGVAVIESLTDEGDSTRITFRAPENLKRFIASKGSVALNGTSLTVNEVEDDLFGVNLIPHTQEVTTWGDAKVGDSINLEIDMLARYVARLAEAG, from the coding sequence ATGTTCACAGGGATCATTACCGATATCGGCCGAGTGCTCGGCGTGGAAATGCGCGGCGATATGCGCGCGCGGATCGGATGTTCCTATGACCTGAGCACCGTCGATCTGGGGGCCTCGATCGCCTGCGACGGGGTCTGTCTGACGGTGATCGCCAAGGGCGAAAACTGGTTCGATGTCGATATCTCGGCCGAGACCATCACCAAGACCAGCATCAGCGCCAATGGCTGGGAAAGCGGCAAGCGGTTGAACCTTGAGCGCGCGCTCAAGATCGGGGACGAGCTTGGCGGCCATATCGTCTCGGGCCATGTTGACGGGGTCGCGGTGATCGAATCGCTGACCGACGAGGGCGACAGCACCCGTATCACCTTCCGCGCGCCTGAAAACCTCAAGCGCTTCATTGCCTCGAAGGGCTCGGTCGCGCTCAATGGCACCTCGCTGACCGTCAACGAGGTCGAGGATGACCTGTTCGGCGTGAACCTGATCCCGCATACGCAAGAAGTGACGACTTGGGGCGATGCGAAAGTCGGCGACAGCATCAATCTCGAGATCGACATGCTCGCGCGCTATGTCGCGCGTCTGGCCGAGGCTGGCTGA
- a CDS encoding capsule biosynthesis protein encodes MTLIKTPLAGPHAAEQRRSETASLPPEKRVFLLLQGPHGPFFNRLGRLLRAAGAEVWRVGFNAGDAFFWSDPTHFIAHTDPAEAWPAHLDRIIAEKGITDIVLYGDIRPIHAAARAVSERTGIVLHVFEEGYLRPFWITYERGGSNGHSRLMEIGLPEMRTALRDSQGDARRPPARWGDMRQHKFYGALYHFLVLVANGRYTGYRSHRDISVWREFRLNFRRLILSPWDALARMREAETVRRGGFPYVLVLMQLEHDASFQAHSDFSRMSEFTDQVMEEFARSAPRHHRLVFKAHPLEDGRGGIRAAVERKAQALGIAERVHYVRGGKLARLLAQSRAAVTVNSTSAQQALWRGLPVRNLGRAVYDKPGLVSKQDLADFLRAPERPNGRAYGTYRDYLLETSQIPGGFYATHSRAHALRLVIDLMLAPDDPYDALASGLSQHRQQMSDVHD; translated from the coding sequence ATGACCCTCATCAAGACGCCCCTCGCGGGACCCCATGCCGCCGAGCAGCGCCGGTCCGAAACAGCCTCTCTTCCGCCCGAAAAACGGGTCTTTTTGCTGTTGCAGGGACCGCATGGTCCGTTCTTCAATCGGCTGGGCCGCCTTTTGCGTGCCGCCGGAGCAGAGGTCTGGCGCGTCGGCTTCAACGCGGGCGATGCGTTTTTCTGGTCCGATCCCACGCATTTCATCGCCCATACCGACCCGGCCGAGGCCTGGCCCGCCCATCTCGACCGCATTATCGCCGAAAAAGGCATTACCGATATCGTGCTTTATGGCGATATCCGCCCGATCCATGCGGCCGCGCGTGCGGTCTCGGAGCGGACGGGGATCGTGCTGCATGTTTTCGAGGAGGGCTATCTGCGGCCCTTCTGGATTACCTATGAGCGCGGCGGCTCGAACGGGCATTCGCGGCTGATGGAGATCGGCCTGCCAGAAATGCGCACGGCCTTGCGCGACAGCCAGGGCGATGCGCGCCGCCCGCCCGCGCGCTGGGGCGATATGCGCCAGCACAAGTTTTATGGCGCACTCTACCATTTCCTCGTTCTGGTCGCGAATGGTCGCTACACCGGCTATCGCAGCCATCGTGACATTTCGGTCTGGCGCGAGTTCCGGCTGAACTTCCGCCGCCTGATCCTGTCGCCCTGGGATGCTTTGGCGCGAATGCGCGAGGCGGAAACCGTGCGGCGCGGCGGCTTTCCCTATGTGCTCGTGCTGATGCAGCTCGAACATGATGCCAGTTTTCAGGCCCATTCCGATTTCTCGCGCATGTCGGAATTCACCGATCAGGTGATGGAAGAATTCGCCCGCTCGGCGCCGCGCCACCATCGGCTGGTCTTCAAGGCCCATCCGCTCGAGGACGGGCGCGGCGGCATTCGCGCGGCGGTCGAGCGCAAGGCCCAGGCCTTGGGCATTGCCGAGCGCGTTCATTATGTGCGCGGTGGTAAGCTTGCCCGGCTGCTCGCGCAATCGCGCGCCGCGGTCACGGTCAATTCGACTTCGGCACAACAGGCGCTCTGGCGCGGGTTGCCTGTGCGCAATCTGGGCCGGGCGGTCTATGATAAGCCGGGGCTCGTCTCGAAACAGGATCTCGCCGATTTTTTGCGCGCTCCCGAGCGCCCGAACGGCCGCGCTTATGGCACCTATCGCGATTATCTGCTTGAAACCAGCCAGATCCCCGGTGGTTTCTATGCCACACATTCACGCGCCCATGCATTGCGGCTGGTGATTGATCTCATGCTGGCGCCCGATGACCCCTATGATGCACTGGCCAGCGGCCTCAGTCAGCATCGCCAGCAGATGAGCGATGTCCATGACTAG
- a CDS encoding polysaccharide biosynthesis/export family protein codes for MCRVALIGAVLTVSACGLPRSGPTKKEILSGSVEKGGRTQVITVTDGVVRAANFQPAYGFGADFRNAGQVGADVIRPGDVLGLSIWENVDDGLLTSMGQSSTELQRLQVDSNGYIFVPYAGRVKASDHTPDQLRQLITEKLASQTPDPQVTVTRVAGDGATVSVMGKVGGQGVFPIERPTRTLSAMLARAGGVSIDPEISVVTVKRGGSSGKVWLKDLYANSKNDIALRPGDVILVEEDQRNFTALGAFGGQTKVPLGNGQVTAIEAIAMVGGLQTQLADPTGVFIMREEPQAVARAVTGNASLVGDQRVAYILDLTKPDGMFLARDFLIRDNDTVYVTEAPFVQWQKSLRSITGTAAEIGTTERAFN; via the coding sequence ATCTGCCGTGTCGCCTTGATCGGCGCAGTTCTGACCGTTTCCGCCTGCGGCCTGCCCCGCTCGGGTCCGACCAAGAAAGAGATCCTTTCGGGATCGGTGGAAAAAGGGGGACGCACGCAGGTCATCACCGTGACCGATGGCGTCGTCCGCGCGGCGAACTTCCAGCCCGCCTATGGGTTCGGGGCCGATTTCCGCAATGCCGGTCAGGTCGGTGCCGATGTCATTCGCCCCGGCGATGTGCTTGGCCTTTCGATCTGGGAAAACGTCGATGACGGCCTTCTGACTTCGATGGGGCAAAGCTCGACCGAGCTGCAGCGCCTGCAGGTCGACAGCAACGGCTATATCTTCGTGCCCTATGCCGGTCGCGTGAAGGCTTCGGATCATACCCCCGACCAGCTGCGCCAGCTGATCACCGAAAAGCTCGCCTCGCAGACCCCGGATCCGCAGGTCACCGTGACCCGCGTCGCGGGTGACGGCGCGACCGTCTCGGTCATGGGCAAGGTCGGCGGTCAGGGCGTCTTCCCGATCGAGCGTCCGACCCGCACCCTCTCGGCCATGTTGGCCCGCGCCGGTGGCGTCAGCATCGACCCGGAAATCTCGGTCGTGACCGTGAAGCGTGGCGGATCGAGCGGCAAAGTCTGGCTGAAAGACCTCTACGCCAACAGCAAAAACGACATCGCTCTGCGTCCGGGCGACGTTATTCTGGTCGAGGAAGACCAGCGTAACTTCACCGCGCTTGGCGCGTTCGGCGGCCAGACCAAGGTCCCGCTCGGCAATGGTCAGGTCACCGCGATCGAGGCCATCGCCATGGTCGGCGGCCTGCAGACCCAGCTGGCCGACCCGACCGGCGTCTTCATCATGCGCGAAGAACCGCAGGCGGTGGCGCGGGCCGTGACCGGCAATGCGAGCCTCGTCGGCGATCAGCGCGTGGCCTATATCCTCGATCTGACCAAGCCCGATGGCATGTTCCTCGCGCGCGATTTCCTGATCCGCGACAATGACACGGTCTATGTCACCGAGGCACCCTTCGTGCAGTGGCAGAAATCTTTGCGCTCGATCACCGGCACTGCGGCCGAGATCGGCACCACCGAGCGGGCCTTCAACTAA